The genomic DNA TAGGCTAAAGATTTTATATCTAAATCAAAATAATCTGAATACTTCTTGCTCAAAAATAAACTTATTAGATCACATTCTTTTTCCGCACCTTTTTTTTCTACAAAAACAGCGAAATCCTGTTTAGCTTGCTGCAAAGCAATATTCTTAAACAGATAGTCAAAGCCTAAAATAACATAGTTATTTTCTGGATCAAGATCCATTAAGACAGAACTGATATTTGATAGGTCATCATCTTCATTGTATTTAATATAAAGTCTAAGCTTAATGCCCAACTGTTCCCCTTCTTCAATGTTGGCATCTTTATCATCTATTAATTTGTAGAGATAATTTTTAAACTCAATATTGAAATCATCAAAAGCGATACTACCTTTGGACTTTGAACCCAAAAATTTTTCTAATACAGTCAGCAAAGAAGTTTTACCTACATTATTCTTTCCAACAACTAATGAAAGTTCATCTTCTAAATCAATTGAAAAATCTTTTAACAAACGAAAGTTTTCGACTGTGATCTTGCAAATTTTCATTATTCATTACCCTACCCTTAAATATAAAATAATGGGCTAGATAAAAACCTAGCAGCCACCCTATTATTTCAAGACTCATTTCAAAGCAAGAGGATATCTTGATATATCTTCACATAGATTCATATAAGGCATTAAACATCATGTTTTTGTTAATATTTCACAAACTTTCCCCATACTCATCTAGAAATCTATCGTAGCTAAATTCATACCTTTATAAGTAGCTACATACTCATTTTTGAGGATTGTTTACTTCTTGCTAGAATACCTTTGAATTTCTTTTACTTCCTTCCTCCTCGTCACAATTTCGTAAGCTCCCAGACAACTTGTCCAACGAGCTCAATGCCAGTTCCAATTCACTCTACAAGTTCCGGAACCTTGCCCAATCCAACTTTTCCATACTTGCAAGAATTTGCGAGAATTACTGAGACTCAACACGATTTAACGACAGAATTGATTCTTTTTGCTGTTCAATAATATCTACCCCAAGTTCCCAGTAGAATTGTAGCAACTCTTTATTTACTGAAACTGCCGCTTTGATCTGCTTCAAACTTCTCACATCCCCAGCATTGAGCCACAGGCGAATAAGCTCTTCTCCCATAGGGAGCAAGGCGTAAGGTTGTCCACTTTGAAAAAGTGGGCCCACCTTACCTGTCCTGCCTTCAAAGCTTAGGTTATTATACAGGATTAAAGGTGATTTTTTGATATTTAGTGATGCTCACTGTTAAATATCAAAAAATCATCTTAAATCATCTTAAATCATCTATAATCTCGTTTAGTATCTGAAAGTATCACATAGTGTCCTAATATTTCACAAGCTAACAGTCTAATACTTTTGACTTTAAAAGAGTTAATCTGTTAGTTTTAGTGATCTTATTACGGCGAGTCATCAGGGTGAAAAAGGAGGATAGAGTGCGAAAAAAATATGATGCAAGGGTTGAAGTGATAGCTTCGTTATCAGTGATTAGAGATCTGACAGAGAAGGGATACTCGAAGAAGGCAATTTATAAAAAGTTAAAAAATGATGAATTGCTGACGATAAGCTACGTTCATTTTTGTCGCTTTGATTTGGATGGTAATCTTTCCAGACAGCAGAAGAAGTCCACTTTTAGATTTCAAAATAATGAGGGTAAAAAGCTGGAACTTAAATCTGCTAATCCTATAATATCTTCCCTCGTATAACCGAGGCACACGGATTAAAAATTGTAAGAAACAGCGAGTCTTTAAGGTGCGGCAATTAAGAATACTATGCTGAAAATATTAATTGATAGATTCAAGCTAGGTATAGCTCTTCGGGAAAGTGTAATTTCTGTAATGGACTCAGCATTATCCGTTTAATAGATTGAAATAAGACAAGTTAATTGAAATTAAAATTGTAATAAAAATGTAATAATATGTAATAGTAAATGTAATTGCCTGTATTTTCGGTGGGTTGTGTTTTTAAGAAATGTAATCTCAAAGTGTAATATCTGTTACATAAAATCACACTTTTTATTACACGCAGAGTTTTGTTTTAGTATAACTATTTTAGATGTTTGTAGGTCTGTTTACAAAAAATTACACTTATTACAGTTTTCCGAATCCCTCTGGTGATGATTTTTTTGTTCAAAAGCTATTAGACCTTAAAAACCCAGCATCGAACTGTTTTGTTTGTTATTATGCTAGTCATGGCCTTAGATTTATGAAGCAATTTATGTTTTTTTGAGTGCGGGAGAAGCTTTTTTAATACTTTGAGGTCAGGCATTTCCTGCCCATTATCTCTGCATTGTTGCACAAAGTGATTTAGATTGATTGCGTAATAGGCAGGGTTACCACTGTGGTTCAAGGCTTCTCCTTCGGTGCTCCTTGTTTCTGAGTTTAGGTATCTGAAAGTCTCCCAAAACTGTTCTACTAAAGGATGGTCTGCTAAAAGCCGCTTCTCTCGTAAGGTTGCCCTTTGTAGGATGTAGAGTTTAAAATTTTCTATTGTTTCTGTGCTTATGGCTGGGAAGATTATTTGCAAAGCATATCCGCAGGCAGCGACTTGTGCATGATTTTTGGCTATTCGCTCATTTTTTAGGGATGCAGAAAAAGCGGTTTCTATCTTTTTGAAACTTTCAAAATACGTTTTTAGAATTTTTGCTTCATTGATAAGAGCTGTCTTCAGGAATCCGCTTACCTCATCGCAGGAAATCTTTTCAAAAAAACGGGCAAGTTCACGCGATCCGGAATCGTAATGAGTTTTATCGGCATGGCAATGTACAATTCGTTGTAAAAGAGCCTCGCTACCGTCTACTTGCGCATTTTGAGATATGATAAGGGATGCTTGGAACAAGGATTCTTCCACGTCATTATTGCGCTTGGGGACACCTAGCGTTCCTGTTCCTCTGCCATTGTAGAAAGGCTTGCATTCG from Maridesulfovibrio frigidus DSM 17176 includes the following:
- a CDS encoding DUF1016 N-terminal domain-containing protein, which gives rise to MGPLFQSGQPYALLPMGEELIRLWLNAGDVRSLKQIKAAVSVNKELLQFYWELGVDIIEQQKESILSLNRVESQ